The following proteins come from a genomic window of Nicotiana tomentosiformis chromosome 12, ASM39032v3, whole genome shotgun sequence:
- the LOC104087383 gene encoding uncharacterized protein has product MGNCNCSMKAVTDARKLDFNFARVMTDSGEILNLKGPKLVRQVLDEFPGYNIFSSNRLSSPLHDQELLVDGEFYYLLPVIEKEPIRVSSTNLTKGSAMEVLPAQREGVWRVKLVINPQQLEEILSEEGNTEALIEQMRIVATANSAAKHKRSTSCGVNWKSTLPSVFKLPNEKQNKILALDQSSTSSPK; this is encoded by the exons ATGGGAAACTGCAACTGTTCAATGAAAGCAGTGACAGATGCAAGAAAATTAGATTTTAACTTTGCTCGTGTTATGACAGATTCTGGAGAAATATTAAACCTCAAAGGTCCTAAATTAGTTCGACAAGTCCTAGATGAATTCCCAggttacaacatttttagttcaaATCGTTTGTCTTCTCCATTACATGATCAAGAATTACTCGTCGACGGCGAATTCTACTATCTCCTCCCTGTGATTGAAAAAGAGCCAATTCGAGTTTCATCAACTAATTTGACAAAAGGGTCAGCTATGGAAGTTTTGCCAGCTCAACGAGAAG GTGTTTGGAGAGTGAAGCTAGTTATCAATCCACAGCAATTAGAGGAAATATTATCAGAGGAAGGGAATACAGAAGCTTTAATTGAGCAAATGAGGATAGTTGCAACTGCAAATTCAGCTGCAAAGCACAAAAGAAGTACTTCTTGTGGAGTTAATTGGAAGTCTACTCTTCCTAGTGTATTTAAGCTGCCCAATGAAAAACAGAATAAAATACTAGCATTGGATCAGTCCTCCACCAGCAGCCCTAAATAA
- the LOC104087384 gene encoding calcineurin B-like protein 7 isoform X1, translating into MGCVLIKQEKIYEDHVVLAAQTHFSLEEVKTLSELFRKLSCSICNDGFISREEFQLGLFRDSRKQSLFSDRMFKLFDSNNDGLIDFGEFIRTLSIFHPDASQAEKIAVAFKVYDLWQRGFIGREEVKELILALLYESELILTDDIVEAIVDKTFEEADSKGGGKIDIEEWNSFAALNPSLLKNMTIPYLKDITAAFPSFVLNTEENDDIYKDF; encoded by the exons ATGGGCTGTGTTTTAATAAAGCAAGAAAAGATATATGAAGATCATGTTGTACTGGCAGCTCAGACACATT TTTCTTTGGAAGAAGTCAAGACCTTAAGTGAACTCTTCAGAAAATTAAGCTGTTCTATTTGCAATGATGGCTTTATTAGCAGA GAAGAGTTCCAGCTTGGATTATTCAGAGATAGCAGGAAGCAATCTCTGTTTTCAGACAGG ATGTTCAAGTTGTTTGACTCCAACAATGACGGGCTAATAGACTTTGGCGAGTTTATTCGTACACTAAGCATCTTCCATCCTGATGCTTCTCAAGCAGAGAAAATTGCTG TTGCATTTAAAGTGTATGACTTATGGCAAAGAGGCTTCATTGGACGTGAAGAG GTGAAGGAGCTGATTTTAGCACTATTATATGAGTCAGAATTGATACTCACTGATGATATAGTTGAAGCTATTGTCGACAAG ACATTTGAGGAGGCAGATTCTAAAGGGGGTGGAAAGATAGATATAGAAGAGTGGAATAGTTTTGCAGCTCTAAATCCATCTTTATTGAAGAACATGACAATTCCATATCTCAA GGATATCACAGCTGCATTTCCTAGTTTTGTGCTGAATACAGAAGAGAATGATGACATTTACAAGGATTTCTGA
- the LOC104087384 gene encoding calcineurin B-like protein 7 isoform X2, with translation MGCVLIKQEKIYEDHVVLAAQTHFSLEEVKTLSELFRKLSCSICNDGFISREEFQLGLFRDSRKQSLFSDRMFKLFDSNNDGLIDFGEFIRTLSIFHPDASQAEKIAVAFKVYDLWQRGFIGREETFEEADSKGGGKIDIEEWNSFAALNPSLLKNMTIPYLKDITAAFPSFVLNTEENDDIYKDF, from the exons ATGGGCTGTGTTTTAATAAAGCAAGAAAAGATATATGAAGATCATGTTGTACTGGCAGCTCAGACACATT TTTCTTTGGAAGAAGTCAAGACCTTAAGTGAACTCTTCAGAAAATTAAGCTGTTCTATTTGCAATGATGGCTTTATTAGCAGA GAAGAGTTCCAGCTTGGATTATTCAGAGATAGCAGGAAGCAATCTCTGTTTTCAGACAGG ATGTTCAAGTTGTTTGACTCCAACAATGACGGGCTAATAGACTTTGGCGAGTTTATTCGTACACTAAGCATCTTCCATCCTGATGCTTCTCAAGCAGAGAAAATTGCTG TTGCATTTAAAGTGTATGACTTATGGCAAAGAGGCTTCATTGGACGTGAAGAG ACATTTGAGGAGGCAGATTCTAAAGGGGGTGGAAAGATAGATATAGAAGAGTGGAATAGTTTTGCAGCTCTAAATCCATCTTTATTGAAGAACATGACAATTCCATATCTCAA GGATATCACAGCTGCATTTCCTAGTTTTGTGCTGAATACAGAAGAGAATGATGACATTTACAAGGATTTCTGA